The following coding sequences lie in one Eschrichtius robustus isolate mEscRob2 chromosome 17, mEscRob2.pri, whole genome shotgun sequence genomic window:
- the NDRG1 gene encoding protein NDRG1: MSRELQDVDLAEVKPLVEKGETITGLLQEFDVQEQDIETLHGSIHVTLCGTPKGNRPVILTYHDIGMNHKTCYNPLFNSEDMQEITQHFAVCHVDAPGQQDSAASFPTGYMYPSMDQLAEMLPGVLHQFGLKSIIGMGTGAGAYILTRFALNNPEMVEGLVLINVNPCAEGWMDWAASKISGWTQALPDMVMSHLFGKEEMQNNVEVVHTCRQHIVNDMNPGNLHLFINVYNSRRDLEIERPMPGTHTVTLQCPALLVVGDSSPAVDAVVECNSKLDPTKTTLLKMADCGGLPQISQPAKLAEAFKYFVQGMGYMPSASMTRLMRSRTASGSSVTSLEGARSRSHTSEGARLDIVPNSGGTGSSAGPNSTEVSC; encoded by the exons ACCATCACTGGCCTCCTGCAAGAGTTTGATGTTCAG gAGCAGGACATCGAGACTTTGCATGGCTCCATTCACGTCACACTGTGTGGGACCCCCAAGGGGAACCGACCCGTCATCCTCACCTACCACGACATTGGCATGAACC ACAAAACCTGCTATAACCCCCTCTTCAACTCCGAGGACATGCAGGAGATCACCCAGCACTTTGCTGTCTGCCACGTGGACGCCCCTGGCCAGCAGGACAGTGCTGCATCCTTCCCCACGGG GTACATGTACCCCTCCATGGACCAGCTGGCGGAAATGCTGCCTGGAGTCCTTCACCAGTTTGG ACTGAAAAGCATCATTGGCATGGGAACCGGAGCGGGCGCCTACATCCTCACTCGATTTGCT CTGAACAACCCCGAGATGGTGGAGGGCCTCGTCCTCATCAACGTGAACCCTTGTGCGGAAGGCTGGATGGACTGGGCCGCCTCTAAG ATCTCCGGATGGACCCAAGCCCTTCCAGACATGGTGATGTCTCACCTCTTTGGGAAG GAGGAAATGCAGAATAACGTGGAGGTGGTCCACACCTGCCGCCAGCACATCGTGAACGACATGAACCCCGGCAACCTGCACCTGTTCATCAACGTCTACAACAG CCGGCGGGACCTGGAGATTGAGCGGCCGATGCCCGGAACCCACACGGTCACCCTGCA gtgTCCTGCTTTGTTGGTGGTTGGGGACAGTTCTCCTGCTGTGGACGCTGTG GTGGAGTGCAACTCGAAACTGGACCCAACGAAGACCACTCTTCTCAAG ATGGCGGATTGTGGCGGCCTCCCACAGATCTCCCAG CCGGCCAAGCTTGCCGAGGCCTTCAAGTACTTCGTGCAGGGCATGGGATACA tGCCCTCCGCCAGCATGACACGCCTGATGAGGTCCCGCACGGCCTCGGGCTCCAGCGTCACGTCCCTGGAGGGCGCCCGCAGCCGCTCCCACACCAGCGAGGGCGCCCGGCTGGACATCGTCCCCAACTCCGGCGGCACCGGGAGCAGCGCAGGGCCCAACTCCACGGAGGTGTCCTGCTAG